A genomic stretch from Terriglobus sp. RCC_193 includes:
- a CDS encoding sensor histidine kinase: MTRPLHNPLVALLLAVLAGVALLLLVARHPGWQWLAVSLFVAICLLCGMAVRSAMLRRAEAAAKAIRQIGAVPARQIPSGSGESVRILQPVFSAVRSSAEAVERDREHLLESRHQLEVLLEGMQDAVLGLDAAGRVQWSNAVLQRLMQREGPGVSVRHGRALVHTFRDPAVLACVQGTLDNGTTQECRSELLLHGSVFHVTASPLSGGGAVVVLRDTTRFEALERQQRDFVANVSHELRTPLTSIVGYVETVLDTEALSPAAHEFLETVLKNASRMHRLTEDLLMLAKVERGDVILDPLPIAAELLVRDALRTVSGAPYAEGAKLEIGESTEQQVMADEHAVLQVLGNLLENALKYSSGMEQVPHVVVGARAVEDAVQFSVQDFGPGIPSEHLPRLFERFYRVEKARSREKGGTGLGLSIAKQLIEQHGGRIWVESELGKGSTFLFTLPLAS, encoded by the coding sequence GTGACCCGTCCGCTCCACAATCCGCTGGTAGCACTGTTGCTGGCTGTTCTGGCGGGTGTTGCGCTCCTGTTATTGGTGGCGCGGCATCCCGGCTGGCAATGGCTCGCAGTGTCTCTCTTCGTTGCCATCTGCCTGCTCTGCGGCATGGCGGTGCGAAGCGCAATGCTGCGCCGTGCTGAAGCCGCCGCAAAGGCTATCAGGCAAATCGGTGCTGTGCCAGCGCGGCAGATCCCGTCTGGCTCTGGAGAGTCCGTCCGTATCCTCCAGCCAGTATTTTCCGCTGTGAGAAGTTCCGCGGAAGCTGTGGAGCGCGATCGCGAACACCTGCTGGAAAGCCGTCATCAGTTAGAAGTGCTGCTGGAAGGCATGCAGGACGCCGTGCTGGGGCTGGATGCTGCAGGCCGCGTGCAGTGGAGCAACGCTGTCTTACAACGACTGATGCAACGCGAGGGCCCCGGTGTTTCCGTGCGTCACGGACGCGCCCTGGTGCACACCTTCCGCGATCCTGCGGTGCTTGCCTGCGTGCAGGGCACCCTCGATAACGGAACGACGCAGGAATGCCGCAGCGAACTGCTGCTGCATGGCAGCGTCTTTCACGTAACCGCATCGCCACTGTCCGGAGGGGGCGCTGTTGTGGTGTTGCGCGATACAACCCGCTTCGAGGCCCTGGAGCGGCAACAGCGCGATTTCGTGGCGAACGTGTCACACGAGCTGCGCACACCGCTCACGTCTATCGTCGGCTATGTGGAAACGGTGCTGGATACGGAAGCGCTTTCGCCTGCTGCGCATGAGTTCCTTGAGACCGTGCTGAAGAATGCTTCGCGCATGCACCGCCTGACAGAAGACCTGCTCATGCTGGCAAAAGTGGAACGCGGCGACGTGATTCTGGACCCTCTGCCCATTGCTGCGGAACTTCTTGTCCGCGATGCTCTGCGCACGGTCTCTGGCGCGCCGTATGCCGAAGGCGCGAAGCTCGAGATCGGCGAAAGCACGGAGCAGCAGGTCATGGCGGATGAACACGCCGTCCTGCAGGTGCTGGGCAATCTCCTGGAGAACGCGCTGAAGTACTCCTCCGGTATGGAGCAGGTGCCGCACGTAGTCGTTGGCGCGCGTGCCGTGGAGGATGCGGTGCAGTTCTCCGTGCAGGACTTTGGTCCCGGCATTCCGTCGGAACATCTGCCACGCCTCTTTGAGCGTTTCTACCGTGTCGAAAAGGCGCGTTCCCGCGAGAAGGGCGGCACCGGCCTGGGCCTTTCTATCGCCAAGCAGTTGATCGAACAACATGGCGGACGCATCTGGGTGGAGAGTGAACTGGGCAAGGGAAGCACCTTCCTGTTTACGCTGCCGCTGGCTTCGTAA
- the pstB gene encoding phosphate ABC transporter ATP-binding protein PstB, with protein sequence MGVAIAVDNLNAWYGKTHTLKGITLEIAANSATALIGPSGCGKSTFVRCLNRLHETAPHARVEGTIRIGDEDIYDDASPVEVRRRVGMVFQRPNPFPTMSIYENVAAGLRLGGVAKRAELDEVVERSLRQAALWDEVKDHLRTKSGASLSGGQQQRLCIARALAVDPEVLLMDEPASALDPVSTGKIEDLIFELKDDYTIVIVTHSMQQAARVAEDTGFFLSGELVEFDKTDRIFTNPRDKRTEDYITGRFG encoded by the coding sequence GTGGGTGTTGCGATTGCCGTTGACAATTTGAACGCGTGGTACGGCAAGACCCACACGCTGAAGGGCATCACGCTGGAGATTGCGGCAAACTCCGCAACGGCGTTGATCGGCCCCTCCGGCTGCGGCAAAAGCACGTTTGTGCGTTGCCTGAATCGTCTTCATGAGACGGCCCCGCACGCCCGCGTGGAAGGCACCATCCGCATTGGCGACGAGGATATTTACGACGATGCTTCGCCGGTCGAAGTGCGCCGCCGCGTCGGTATGGTCTTTCAGAGGCCCAACCCGTTTCCCACCATGTCCATCTATGAGAATGTGGCAGCCGGTCTGCGGCTGGGCGGTGTCGCCAAACGCGCGGAACTGGATGAAGTGGTGGAGCGCTCGCTGCGGCAGGCTGCGTTGTGGGACGAGGTTAAAGACCATCTCCGCACCAAGAGCGGTGCCAGTCTTTCCGGTGGTCAGCAGCAGCGCCTCTGCATTGCACGCGCTCTCGCGGTAGACCCCGAAGTCCTGCTGATGGACGAACCTGCCAGTGCGCTCGATCCCGTCTCCACAGGCAAAATTGAAGATTTGATCTTTGAGCTGAAGGACGATTACACCATCGTCATCGTCACACACAGTATGCAGCAGGCGGCCCGCGTGGCAGAGGATACCGGCTTCTTTCTTTCGGGGGAACTGGTCGAGTTTGACAAGACCGACCGCATCTTCACCAACCCACGCGACAAGCGAACCGAGGATTACATTACAGGGAGGTTCGGCTGA
- the phoU gene encoding phosphate signaling complex protein PhoU, with amino-acid sequence MRKRFHQSLDELKEKLLVMAGFAEQAIQRSIEAYRTRDPELVELVRRSEPAINRLEREIDSTALDLLAMEQPMAVDLRFILSVIRINGDLERVGDLAVNIAIRAGETNDLQPVDLPVDIPRMGTLAAAMIRKALEAFIDGDAQLAENVLALDDEVDTLNSAAFHALSNVIRNQPQYTSQALHAMLITRNLERVGDHATNIAEDVIFWVKGRDIRHAVPAA; translated from the coding sequence ATGCGCAAACGCTTTCATCAATCGCTGGACGAACTGAAGGAAAAACTGCTGGTCATGGCAGGCTTTGCGGAGCAGGCCATCCAGCGTTCCATTGAAGCCTACCGCACACGCGACCCCGAACTGGTGGAGCTTGTGCGCCGCAGCGAACCCGCCATCAATCGACTCGAACGCGAGATCGATTCCACCGCACTTGACCTGCTCGCCATGGAGCAGCCCATGGCCGTGGATCTGCGCTTTATCCTCTCCGTCATCCGTATCAACGGAGACCTGGAACGCGTCGGCGACCTCGCCGTAAACATCGCTATCCGCGCCGGAGAGACGAACGATCTGCAGCCGGTGGATCTGCCGGTAGACATTCCGCGCATGGGAACACTTGCCGCGGCCATGATTCGCAAGGCGCTGGAAGCATTCATCGACGGTGACGCGCAGCTTGCCGAAAACGTACTCGCATTGGACGATGAAGTGGACACGCTGAACTCAGCAGCCTTCCATGCGCTCTCCAATGTCATCCGCAACCAGCCGCAGTACACCTCGCAGGCGCTGCACGCCATGCTGATCACACGCAATCTGGAGCGCGTAGGCGACCACGCCACCAACATCGCGGAAGACGTCATCTTCTGGGTCAAGGGACGCGATATTCGCCACGCGGTTCCCGCAGCATAA